The DNA region GTCTCCGGATGGCTTGTCCGTCTCATCGTCTTCTGCATCGAACGCAACTTTCTCATCCTTCGCAAGCGCGTCCTCTACTTCGTCTACGGCGTTCGGAGGGCAGTCCAGAACTGCTTGTGGCTCGGCTTCGTACTCCTCTCCTGGCAATTATTGTTCAACAAGAATGTGCAAGGGCGGGTGAAGAGCCGCACTCTACCAAAAGTAACCAAGATCCTGTTATGCCTCCTCGTAGCCAACTTGTTTCGACTAGCCAAGACCCTGCTCGTGAAGGTCCTTGCTAGTTCCTTCCATGTGAGCACCTACTTCGATCGCATCCAAGAGTCTCTGTTCAATCAGTACGTGATCGAGACACTCTCTGGCCCGCCGCTAATAGAGATTCAACAcattaaggaagaagaagaacggaCGATAGCGGAACTGCAGAGGCTGCGGGATGCAGGGGCAAGGATTCCAGCTGAGATTGAGGCGGCAGCGCTGTCGAGTAAGAGCAGCAGGCTCCCTGGTACTGAAAACATTGGGAAGAGTACACAAATTGGTAAGAGCTTCAAGTTTCCGACACCCAAGCCTCAGGACGAAGGGATTACGATCGAGGAATTACACAAACTCAACCAAAAGAACGTGTCGGcttggaggatgaagaagctGATGAGAATTGTGCGATATGGGACTCTGACGACCCTTGATGAGCAGGTTCAGCAGGGCGCCGGGGAAGATGATTCTGTCACCCAGATACGCAGTGAATTCGAGGCAAAGGTTGCCGCGAGAAAGATTTTCAACAATGTTGCCAGATCTGGTGCCAAGTAAGTATTCCATTTTGAGGTTCCTCATTTTACATGAAAGTCCATCGGATTGGGATCAGCTCGTTTATATTTAGTCATTCCTACTTTTCCAAGAAGAATATAGTTGCCCTTgattaaatataaatatgatttctcTTTTCCAAGATATTAAAAGTTATCTAGATGAATGAATGAAATTACATCCATTAAATTGCAGAATATACAAATGAAAAACATCAACAACTATAAAGATGGGGAGTACAATATGATCAACTAAATGAAGATACTTGAGTAAGCATGATTaggcccccagggcgtagcacagacggtgagcgcatggtatctctggcgtaatggccaggggtcgattcttaggaactgacgacctggggtttaccccttcatgcgcctatggcctgtgtacctgcatgagcctccctccatatccgtggggccggcactaggggggccgctaaggtagcgaatCTACCTTTTGAGTAAGCATGATTAGAATCTCCTCgagacggtctagtggctagcacatgagttattgtcatcatgaggtctgtggttcgaatctcggcataaTAGAGGTAAATgtttcccttatgtgctagtcactattccaaaggttagtagccgcccatgatttacctcctccgtgttgaccctgggacgggttgacgggggcgctgggggcgagcgtattcgcctttgcCACCTTGAGTAAGCATGATTAAGCTCGCACGAGATACTCAATTGGTTACAGGATGGTGGATTTGTCACAATGAGACAGTGATTAATTTCCGAGTAATGCATGCCCTTGGGAAAAAAACTCCTCTCACCCCTCAATACTTGATAGTATAAGTTGACCTTGTGATACCTCCCTTCATATAATCTAAGAGGACAGGACTATAAGAGATGCCTAGAATGAACATAATCACCTTTACAATAGAGTAAGCATGATTAGGAATGTGAATGTGAGAAGAACAAACGATTAGACTATAACTAATCTACACTGCCGGTCATGACACTCCTTTCAGCATCTGACTTGAGCTCCAAGGATACATTTATCTATTCCCATTGTAAATGTAGTGTCTATGCTGTTGCTGTACTTGAGCTCCTCTATCAAGCTACCGGTATCAGAACTAGGAACTGCCTTGTATTCTTAACTGGTTCGCTAGTTAGTCAATATTTTGAAAGAATTAAGATGAGTTCACCATGTAAGACTCGTTTGGCCATGATCTAGCTATCCTTAAAGCTATTCCACCGACACAAGATCATTTGTGTTGCAACTTTGGGTAGAGGAATTGAATGCATAAGCCTTCTAGTGGAATAGAAGCAACTCCGCAATGAGAAAAATAGTAGGAAGTATAGACTTCGAAGATAATGACTAGGAATGACATAGACATCGCCCGCCAAAAGAGGAATTGAACTTCCCAAGTCAAGAAATCATGCACAATCGAGGTGGGTGAGTTTTCtacaaataaataatattattattagattaaatttttgaCGTCAGTCTAATTGACGGAAAGTGGAGTGAGATTTCATAGACACGTTGAAAAGAATGAATACATTCTATAGTTAAAAGAACTGAATCTATTATAGTGAAGGGGTCAGAGGATAAAAAGAGAGATGAAAGAAAACATTAGttaatgtaataaaaaaaaatctattcaatcttaaaattattatattgtgTTACATAGAGCTTGATGGTGATAGTGATGGTGATGATCTTTGCTAGGAGATCTTGCACAATAGTAATTTTGCATCAAGTTCTCTTAATTATGAGACAATTGCACCACTCTTTTGCCCCCTTTATAATGCAAGTCATGTTTCCATTATTGGCTTGCAACCtgaaaaatatttagcaaattaaGATTATGACATCAAATACTCTCATTATCTTTCTGTTTGAACATTGTGGTTAATAATGGATGAAACTAACACCCTGTAGTTCTTCTAAGATTCAGCCTGCCTTCATCATTAAAAATGATACTCTAATTGTCTCTCCTTTCTGTTTGCACTTGCTCATATCCAAACTAGACAAGATAGCTGATTAATTGAAACAATTGAAAATTTCCAGGTATATCTACTTTGCTGATTTTTTGCGTTTTCTGAACAACGATGAAGCTCAAAAGATAATGAGCTTGTTTGAGGGAGCACAAGAGAAAAACAGGGTCAGCAGGCGATCCCTCAAGAACTGGGTGGTactaatttattttaacttctccCCTTTATTCTATGTTATCTCATTACGTGACAAGGCGTCACTTACGAATTTGAAGCAATCTTGTAGGTGAATGCATTTAGAGAACGTAGAGCTCTTGCTTTGACTTTGAATGATACAAAGACTGCTGTAAACAAACTCCATCAAATGGCAAATGTTGTTGTATCAATCATTGTATTTGTTATTTGGTTGCTTATTCTGGACATTGCCACCACCCATTTCTTTGTTTTTCTAAGCTCTCAGCTTTTGCTGCTAGTCTTTATTTTTGGCAACACTTTGAAGATGGTCTTCGAagctattattttcttatttgcaATGCACCCTTATGATGTAGGCGACCGCTGTGAAATTAATGGAGTCCAGGTAGTTCAACATTTTGATTTACCAATTCTCCATACTTATCTATAAagattatgataaatagtttcttctatttctttttctgacTTTCAGATGTGCGTGGAGGAGATGAATATATTGACAACAATTTTCTTGAGGTATGACAACCTTAAGgttgcatatcccaactccattcTGGCTACCTTGCCGCTTGCCAATTTTTACCGCAGTCCAGATATGGGAGACTCAATCGACTTCTGTATTCATGTTGCAACTCCTCTGGAAAAGATTGCTATGATGAGAGAAAGGATAGTGGGGTAAGAACTAAGAAGCCTTCACTTTTTAATGAAATCTTACAAATTACTCTTCTCATGCAGAATTAATGCTCCCCTATAATAAGAGAATGAGTCAAGAAAAATTAATAGAATGTTGGATGGaggtaattaatatatatttgcTGGAATTTTGTTATCGTCTGGTACCATATTGATCTTGTTAGATTCAGCTACATGGATCTTGCCTTCCAATCAGACATTATCCAAGGCACTTTGAATCCAACCACTTAATTAGAATTACTAGAATTATATATTTTTGGTCTTTCTCACACTAAACCCTATTCAATTCAACTTGCCCAACACTCACACCCCATCTATACAACTTCAATTATTAATGTCTAGAGCATAGGCAGTTTGGTGGATCATAAATGTTAAAATATCATTCTTTTGGTCCTTCACCTGGTTTAGTTATTAGGTTTGCATCCTGCTGAAGGTCTCTTTCAGTCAACTTGTGCTAAATTCTTAACCAGTTCATCAACTCGAAATCAATTATGCTGCActtgtgtttttcttttcttgtaaGATATTTGAGTTTGCTTTGTAGTATCATCTTAGGACGCAACTCATCATCCTTCTCACATGAGAAAATAGTTCCAGCTCGGTGTCAACACTACAACACTTAGCTACGTTTCTAATCAAAGTTTATTAATTTTGCAGCTATTTGGAGAACAAGAAGGAGCATTGGTATCCTGGTGGTCAGGTCGTTCTGAGAGATGTTGATGACGTGAACAGATTAAAAGTATCAATTTGGATGAGGCATCGTATTAACTTTCAAGATATGGGCGAACGGTTTCTGAGAAGAGAGCTTGCGGTCCAAGAGATGATCAAGGTATTGAGAGAACTAGATATTGAGTATCgcatgcttcctcttgatgtgaaTGTGCGCAACATGCCGGTTATCAATTCCACTCGTCTACCATCTACCTGGACAACTCTCAATTCGTAGGAAACTTCAGATCAAATTTTGTTTCCCTGACTAACTACTCCTTCCTCACCTCATCATAATTTGTCCATAAAATTAAAGAGCTAAGAATATTTTGAGTTTAGGCTTTACCCTTTAATTTCTTTGTCAAGTTATGTCAGCTAGAGAACGACAAACATTAAGAGAGTAAAGAGGGTTGTTCTCATCTGACGTGTTTTATGATCAAGGAAGATACAAGAGTTTGTGAAGCCCACTTTCTGAGATACCAAATTCGGATGGTCAACTTCCGAGCCATCGTCCACATggtttctttaaaaaaatcattgacTTGGtacaaattttacaaaaaaaaatgctATCACTGTACGAATGGCTGCCGGTTAACGGCGGTGCTTTTAGCCTTCCTTTTCATCTTTccttttgagatttttattttagtacaataataaaaaataattttaaattaattttaattaatcataATAAAAAATGGATAATGGATAATAGACTTTGCCACTATTTAATATATGATAATCAATttcaataataaatttaatacagtaaatataattttaaatttcataagTATAAAAATGTAGATCTTACTTATAATCTTATCTAACATTTTACTTCATAATATACAttcaataaattaataaattctaaaataaaatttaattatatgtcTAAGTGCTGAAATAATAAGTTAAATAAGTTAAATGTTTTACTATAACTTAAACTGGTTCATTAGTTTTTCTATCAAATCTATGCTAAAATCTAAGTTCCATCGAAATCATTACGTTTTCTCCTTCATATTTTCTCTCAGATGCCCACGCCCACGCCGATGTCAACATCGACGCCGCCGCCGAAAGCAACCTTCTCCACCATTGATGCTGACACcacatcttctccaccattaccTCACCACCAACGGCCGACGGCACCATATCCACCCTCACCACCATCCGCCAGACTCCATCTTGCTTcatctttccgaacctcatctgCGATCAGTTGGACGCCATCACCATCTTCATTGCCGACACACTCTGGTCATCACCAATTGCCTCACCCATCAAAGTAAGGGGCTTCCCTACCTAATCTTCTTTTCTCAATCTTCTTCTTCGGCAACCATCAGCTGCAATCCATCTGCACCATCCACCGGAGATGAGTGGGGCTTCCCTTCCTCAACCGGGGGCTTCTCCTCCACCGATCAGCAACTTTCCATTATCCATTTAAACAGCTAACATCAGATATGAAGCTCCAACAGATATTCCTACAATTCCTCTCTGATCAATCATCCACAGTTCTTCCATGACTTCTCCGATAGGTCACCTCCAATTCAGACAGCAAGCAGCTCAGCCTTTATCTCGATCAGATCTAGATAGACTGAGCCTTGGAGTTTCCCTTTGGTGGAAAGCAACCTTCATCCAAGATCCAATTCCAATAGCTCTTCCAAGATCCAAACAACAACTCCATTTCTTCTTCGTCAAGAGTTGAAACGATCCTAACTTCtactttaattaaataatattaatttttttttataagagtCATATCACAACCTACCTACCATAcaccattttaaaattaatttaccattaaaataaaattaattgcaattaatattcATCATCTAGAACTAGTACAAATAAAAACTCCTAAATCCAGTCTAAACATCCTAAGAATTAAGCAACAATACTTAagcattaaatttttatttttcctgGCAAAACACTCataaatcataaaaataatattttatcctaACACGGTAAACAACATGGTACTCGGGTGTGTACTGCAGTGGCCCGATTCAGTCAAGCATCAGAGCTCCAACCTCATAACTATTATCATCTGCAATCATACAAACTGAGTGAGTCCAATGGTTCAGCACGTCCTAACCAGTAATAACAAATAATATGTATACAAGCACATGTATCATTAAAAATACTCTTACTAAAATATATTTAGCTTAAAATCATGAATATATGCatttatcataaatcataaaaaatCTAGATCACCATTTATCATTTTCATATATCATAGAATTATCATTATATCATCGTATAActtttatcatcatcatcatcatatatCGTAAAATCCTTTTAAGGTGAGGTTCGTTCGTTGAAAGTGACTAGCTATTATCATATGGTCGATTAATCAATCTCAGCTGTAAAATCATGATACTTAGTTGCAGGGCTTTAGCAACTCTCATCATTGGGCCGTGGTCTAATATTGAAATCCGATGTTGAACTCCCTCTGTAACCTTTTCTCATAAACAGACTTCCTCTTAAACATTTTTCCATATAGTGTTTCTAATAAattattatcattatcattattattttatCATAGTCCACTCACattcttcaaaatatttttcttttcatcctttaataaaaaaataagtatatcgtgcattttcttttaaaccatgcatACAACATAACCTTCAAATATATCATTAAATATTTCATAAAATTCCATAATCCATTAGGATAATCCTTTTATTATATACCCTTCAAGAGGCAAGAAACTTGATTAAATCATGAAAAAATAGAAACGTGAGCAAACACATATGCTACTGGTCTTTCATGCATTGTATTAATTATAAACATGCGTACTATAatttgaatctcttcatcctttataaaaataatataaaattctcTAATTGTTTAGAATAATCCTTTTATCATATACCCTTTAAGGACTTGCAAGAAACTTGATTaaatcatgaaaaataaaaaatgtgaGCAACCACATGTGCTACTGGTCTT from Zingiber officinale cultivar Zhangliang chromosome 4B, Zo_v1.1, whole genome shotgun sequence includes:
- the LOC121977574 gene encoding mechanosensitive ion channel protein 6-like; protein product: MDSFQRSFKSHGGSHKYSSSRSLSHDLEEQPILLEKDDPDHSGEVVVKIDGNSHHRGPAAGYIGGGNAPNQVWRESSYEFWKSEGKDGRRIRNGNGNGNGGVGLRDEEGGDGFSFMSPQAEIAEDPPSQLIHTFLDQQRSKGAEMTLDMDMEMEELRRNSNSPTSVFGSREPRVSFQAPSRDEPYSNQQSPSSDDNDTDDPDAGLRHRKTLAAMPELSGAGVEVLRCTSNSSLRRNSTMLRTKTRSRIMDPAPPLASQPPQTTTGNEEVRRSGWIPMSGQIKSGFIGGKSQRMDEDDEDPFVDDHIPDEFKRTDLSWLTILQCVSLVLIVAAFACSLSLPSLRLMTLLELHLWKWFLLLFVLICGRLVSGWLVRLIVFCIERNFLILRKRVLYFVYGVRRAVQNCLWLGFVLLSWQLLFNKNVQGRVKSRTLPKVTKILLCLLVANLFRLAKTLLVKVLASSFHVSTYFDRIQESLFNQYVIETLSGPPLIEIQHIKEEEERTIAELQRLRDAGARIPAEIEAAALSSKSSRLPGTENIGKSTQIGKSFKFPTPKPQDEGITIEELHKLNQKNVSAWRMKKLMRIVRYGTLTTLDEQVQQGAGEDDSVTQIRSEFEAKVAARKIFNNVARSGAKYIYFADFLRFLNNDEAQKIMSLFEGAQEKNRVSRRSLKNWVVNAFRERRALALTLNDTKTAVNKLHQMANVVVSIIVFVIWLLILDIATTHFFVFLSSQLLLLVFIFGNTLKMVFEAIIFLFAMHPYDVGDRCEINGVQMCVEEMNILTTIFLRYDNLKVAYPNSILATLPLANFYRSPDMGDSIDFCIHVATPLEKIAMMRERIVGYLENKKEHWYPGGQVVLRDVDDVNRLKVSIWMRHRINFQDMGERFLRRELAVQEMIKVLRELDIEYRMLPLDVNVRNMPVINSTRLPSTWTTLNS